One part of the Glycine soja cultivar W05 chromosome 11, ASM419377v2, whole genome shotgun sequence genome encodes these proteins:
- the LOC114374111 gene encoding DNA replication licensing factor MCM5-like, with product MSGWDEGAVYYSDQALAGDDGSGARGEAGTDSNHSLIQKFKEFIRNFETTNNVFPYRESLLHNPKFLLVDMGDLDTFDSDLPDKLRSNPADVLPLFEAAAAQVLVNLKTKVAGDTGDMEDQTPGDVQILLTSKEDPVSMRSLGAQYISKLVKIAGITIAASRTKAKATYVTLICKNCKKGKQVPCRPGLGGAIVPRSCDHVPQPGEEPCPIDPWLVVPDKSRYVDQQTLKMQENPEDVPTGELPRNLLLSVDRHLVQTVVPGSRLTIMGIFSIYQASNSNTSHKGAVAIRQPYIRVVGIEETNETNSRGPAAFTQDEIEEFKKFASEPDAYKNICSMIAPSIFGHEEVKKAVACLLFGGSRKNLPDGVRLRGDINVLLLGDPSTAKSQFLKFVEKTAPIAVYTSGKGSSAAGLTASVIQDSGTREFYLEGGAMVLADGGVVCIDEFDKMRPEDRVAIHEAMEQQTISIAKAGITTVLNSRTSVLAAANPPSGRYDDLKTAQDNIDLQTTILSRFDLIFIVKDVRMYSQDKIIANHIIKVHKSAGGRMGESRTFKEENWLKRYLQYCRTQCHPRLSESATTLLQNHYVKIRQDMRQQANETGEAAAIPITVRQLEAIVRLSEALAKMKLSHLATEENVQEAVRLFTVSTMDAAKSGINQQINLTPDMANEIKQAETQIKRRIGIGNHISERRLIDDLSRMGMNESIVRRALIIMHQRDEIEYKRERRVVFRKA from the exons ATGTCAGGCTGGGACGAAGGAGCCGTCTACTACAGCGACCAAGCGCTCGCCGGCGACGACGGTTCCGGTGCCCGCGGTGAAGCCGGCACCGATTCGAACCACTCTCTCATCCAGAAATTCAAGGAATTCATCCGAAACTTCGAGACCACCAACAATGTCTTCCCTTACAGGGAGAGTCTCCTCCATAACCCTAAGTTCCTTCTCGTCGATATGGGAGATCTCGACACCTTCGACTCCGACCTTCCCGATAAACTCCGCTCTAACCCCGCCGATGTCTTGCCATTG TTCGAAGCTGCAGCGGCTCAGGTTCTCGTGAATTTGAAGACGAAGGTGGCTGGGGATACCGGAGATATGGAGGATCAGACGCCCGGTGATGTTCAGATTCTGCTCACATCCAAAGAGGATCCCGTGTCGATGAGATCGCTCGGG GCTCAATATATATCAAAGCTTGTCAAAATTGCTGGGATTACTATTGCTGCGTCCAGAACTAAGGCAAAGGCCACTTATGTTACCCTGATATGTAAGAATTGTAAGAAAGGAAAACAGGTTCCGTGTCGGCCAGGACTTGGTGGAGCAATTGTTCCTCGATCTTGTGATCATGTTCCTCAG CCTGGTGAAGAACCTTGTCCAATTGATCCCTGGCTCGTGGTTCCTGACAAGAGCAGATATGTTGATCAACAAACTTTGAAGATGCAAGAAAATCCAGAG GATGTTCCAACTGGTGAGCTTCCTAGAAACTTGCTTCTCTCTGTTGATCGACATCTGGTTCAGACAGTGGTACCTGGCTCAAGATTGACAATCATGGGAATTTTCAGTATCTACCAGGCTTCTAACTCTAATACATC CCACAAAGGAGCAGTTGCAATTAGACAGCCTTATATTAGGGTTGTAGGAATAGAAGAAACAAATGAGACCAACTCTCGTGGTCCAGCAGCATTTACACAAGATGAG ATAGAAGAATTCAAAAAATTTGCTTCCGAACCTGATGCGTATAAAAATATCTGCTCCATGATTGCTCCCTCTATATTTGGGCACGAGGAAGTCAAAAAGGCCGTAGCCTGTCTTCTGTTTGGAGGGTCAAGAAAG AATTTGCCTGATGGAGTCCGGTTAAGAGGTGATATCAATGTATTGCTTCTGGGTGATCCATCTACAGCAAAGTCACAG TTTCTGAAGTTTGTTGAAAAGACTGCCCCTATTGCTGTTTATACTTCTGGAAAAGGCTCATCAGCGGCTGGCCTGACCGCGTCTGTAATCCAAGATAGTGGCACT CGTGAGTTCTATCTTGAAGGAGGGGCCATGGTCTTGGCTGACGGAGGTGTTGTCTGCATTGATGAGTTTGATAAGATGAGGCCAGAAGATAG AGTTGCTATTCACGAGGCCATGGAACAACAAACTATATCTATAGCCAAAGCTGGAATAACAACTGTTCTTAATTCAAGGACTTCAGTTCTTGCTGCTGCCAACCCTCCATCAGGCCGATACGATGATCTTAAG ACTGCACAGGATAACATTGACTTGCAGACAACTATTCTTTCtaggtttgatttaattttcattgtGAAAGACGTCAGAATGTACAGTCAAGACAAG ATAATAGCTAATCATATCATAAAGGTTCATAAATCAGCTGGTGGAAGGATGGGAGAAAGCAGAACTTTTAAAGAAGAGAATTGGCTGAAGAG GTATTTGCAATATTGTCGAACTCAATGCCACCCTCGTCTATCAGAATCAGCAACAACATTATTGCAGAATCATTATGTGAAAATCAGACAG gATATGAGACAACAAGCGAATGAAACTGGAGAAGCTGCAGCAATACCAATTACTGTGAGGCAGTTGGAAGCTATTGTTAGGTTGAGTGAGGCACTTGCAAAGATGAAACT ATCTCATCTTGCTACTGAGGAGAATGTGCAAGAAGCAGTAAGGCTTTTCACCGTGTCCACAATGGATGCAGCTAAGTCGGGAATAAACCAACAAATAAATCTTACACCTGATATGGCAAATGAGATAAAG CAAGCTGAAACTCAGATAAAGAGAAGAATTGGGATTGGAAACCACATATCAGAAAGAAGGCTGATTGATGACCTCAGCAGAATGGGGATGAATGAATCTATT GTAAGAAGAGCTCTTATAATCATGCACCAGAGAGACGAAATAGAGTACAAGAGAGAAAGGCGTGTTGTATTTAGGAAAGCATGA